A single region of the Marinobacter nanhaiticus D15-8W genome encodes:
- a CDS encoding sterol desaturase family protein, translating to MEEPYQYRDRIVVKNPDKEFRLGEGRVSGYLSATLGILSLLAVFAYLYPSLLTTTELRQLYDAEKLQIVLKYAMYASLILGALAFFKNNGRYKLHGLTGICFTLVAFSLGGYSIPVGPVEPRKLSIGVDWLILAFLGSIVIFLTLEKLFPKYKDQLILRPEWGVDLFYFAFNHLAISAIIIFANYHVSHFDWAISASAQDFIGSVPLPIQFLVIVICADFVLYWEHRAYHEFKTLWPIHAVHHSIENIDWLAGSRGHFIQVFSERAMVMVPLYLLGVGQDALNLYVTFAALQAVLIHCNLGLSFGPLKYVLVTPQFHHWHHSSEKPAIDTNYSAHTPLFDWLFNTYHFPKDHWPAEYGTTQRLPRSVISQTIHPMKVWLRPFRQPKD from the coding sequence ATGGAAGAGCCGTACCAGTATCGGGACAGGATCGTCGTTAAAAACCCCGACAAAGAATTTCGCCTGGGGGAAGGCAGGGTTAGCGGCTACCTGTCCGCTACTCTGGGTATCCTGAGCCTGCTTGCCGTCTTTGCGTATCTGTATCCCTCTTTACTGACAACGACAGAACTCCGGCAGTTGTACGACGCGGAGAAACTGCAAATCGTTCTGAAATACGCCATGTACGCGTCCCTCATCCTGGGCGCGCTAGCCTTCTTTAAGAACAACGGGCGCTATAAGCTCCACGGCCTGACGGGCATTTGCTTTACCCTCGTGGCGTTTTCTCTTGGCGGGTACTCCATCCCGGTTGGTCCGGTTGAGCCACGAAAACTTTCCATCGGTGTTGACTGGCTCATCCTCGCTTTTCTCGGTTCGATCGTGATCTTTCTGACCCTGGAAAAACTGTTCCCTAAATATAAGGACCAGCTCATTCTGAGGCCGGAATGGGGCGTCGATCTTTTCTATTTTGCGTTCAATCATCTGGCGATATCGGCCATTATTATTTTCGCCAACTACCATGTCAGCCACTTCGACTGGGCTATCAGCGCTTCGGCCCAGGACTTTATCGGGTCAGTTCCGCTTCCCATTCAATTCCTCGTGATTGTTATCTGTGCCGACTTCGTTCTCTACTGGGAGCATCGCGCCTACCACGAGTTCAAAACGCTGTGGCCAATCCACGCCGTTCACCACTCCATCGAAAATATCGACTGGCTTGCAGGCTCCAGGGGTCATTTCATCCAGGTGTTCTCCGAGAGAGCGATGGTGATGGTGCCTCTCTACCTGCTGGGCGTCGGGCAGGATGCCCTGAACCTCTACGTGACCTTTGCCGCTTTACAGGCGGTGCTGATCCACTGCAACCTGGGACTTTCTTTCGGCCCTTTAAAGTATGTGTTGGTCACACCGCAGTTTCACCATTGGCACCACAGTTCCGAAAAACCCGCCATCGACACAAATTACTCCGCCCACACGCCCTTGTTCGACTGGCTATTCAATACCTATCACTTTCCAAAGGATCACTGGCCCGCCGAATACGGCACGACCCAGCGGTTGCCTAGATCGGTGATTAGCCAAACCATTCACCCAATGAAGGTTTGGCTCCGCCCTTTTCGTCAACCAAAGGATTAA